The genomic DNA TCATCGTCGTCCAGCAGGTAATCGTGACGGAGCCGCCCCGTATCCCTGTCCTCGATCAGACACATCACGCCGACGACCGAGGAGTCCATGTCGAGCAGAAGCCGAATGTGGTCCGCGATCTCGGCCATGCCACTGTCGCTCACCTCCAGGGGGGCACCGATGAAGGCAGTGACCAGGGCGCGAGGTTTGAGCGTGGCGCGGACCTGGGCGATTCCGGTTCCAGGGGTCACCAGGTGCCAGCGCCAGGTGTTGTAGGCCCACATCTCCAGCAGAGGTAGCTCCCCGCCCGTCTGGGTCGCCAGGAGCTCCACCTCCGCCCAGAACCGCTCATCCGCCGATCGATACGGCGTCGGATCCTCCAGATCCAGGTCATAGGGAGAGGTGAAGTCCTCCTCCACGAAGAGCCCCAGCCGATGCCCCTCGTCCACCGCCTGCGAGCACGGTTGGTGACTGTTGACGTAGAGGTAGTAGTCCCAGCCGACCTCGGCGCTGAAACGGCCTTCCGCCTCCAGCCGGCACCACACACCGTCCTCGCGCAACATCGCCCGCACCAGCTCCAGCCCCTCCGGGAGCGATACCTGCCGACCGTCGTAGAACTCCTCCGACAACAGGCCGGAGGTCGTCGGACCGTAGCCCGGTAGCAGAGGCCCGGGGGCGAAGTCGCGACCGAACAGGGGAGTACGCACAGCCAACTCGGTGATCCCCGACTCCTGGGCGAACAGCTCCACCGCCTTCAGGTAGGCCGCCTCCACCTGCTCGTATCGCTCACGCGTGAGCACCTGGCCATCGAAGACCTGACCGATCTCACTGATGCAAGTCCAGTCGTCCCCGATGAAGGCCCCGCTCTCGTTTCTGAGCCGCGGATCGTACTTGGTCACTCTGAACCGGTAGTCGAGCATGCCCCATCGTCCTGGAAGGTGAGAATCTCGACAAGATCAACAAGAGTGGCCCTGTCAGGCATCAGCCGAAGCAGGACACCGGTCGAAGCTTCGCCGGATGAGACCCCCGATAGTGTTAAGGCGTCAAGCGGCGATGAGAACATCGGACGCGAAGGCGTGGTCGGCGGCCATATGAGTCCGAGCCGATGGTCATGCGGTTCCTGGCCGGCCGCCATCGGAAACCCTGGCAGATGGCCAAGGAAACCACTCGATCATGTCCATGCGCCGCAGGACGGTCTAACACTTGGACGGATTGAAGAGGGGAACCGCAATGAGCTCCGTCACCTACGTCGAACCTGCTGAATCCGAACCCGAGCTCGCGCTGATCGGCGGTGACGTCACCGAGGGTGTCGTGCGCGTCGGCGACACAGTGCGGCGTCCGGTCGGCTTCAACGCTCCGCTCGTCCATGCCTTGCTCCGCCACCTGGAGGCGGTCGGATTCGCGGGTGCTCCGCGATTTCTCGGCATTGACGCGGCCGGACGTGAGGTGCTGACGTTCATCACCGGCGAGGTCGCCGGACGGCCGAGACCTGCGTGGATCGCCGACGAGGCGCGGCTGGCCTCGGTCGGCCGCCTCGTCCGGGCCTACGACGACGCGGTCGCCGGTTTCGTCCTCCCCGCGGGTGTCCGGCCCGCCTCCGGACTCGTCGAGCAGCCAGACATGCCGCCCGCGCCACCCTATCCGGCCGAACTGGTCGGGCACATGGACTTCACACCCGACAACATCGTGTTCCGGGACGGCAAGGCCGCCGCGCTCATCGACTTCGACCTGGCCAAGCCGGCCTCCAGGGTCGACGAGGTGTACAACGCGATGCTCCACTGGGCTCCGCTGGGTGACCCCGTCGACGCCGCGCCGCTGCTGCAGGACGTCGACGTGCCGCGCCGCTGCCGGATCCTCGCCGACGCCTACGAGATGTCGGACACGGACCGTTCCCGGCTCGTCGAGGTGGCCGTCCTGCGGTCAAGGCGGGCATGGTTCTCGATGAAGCAGATCGCCGAGGAGCAGGGCGGCGGTTGGGCGCGGATGTGGCAGGAAGGCGTCGGCGATCAGATCAAGCGGCGGGAGGCGTGGTTGGAGCGGAACGGGGCGGCGATCGAAACGGCGTTGACCACCCCATAGGCTCCTTCGCAACGGGAGCAACGACGGTCTCACCGGCCTCGGACAGGCGGTTCCGAAACGTGGTGACGTCGATTTCACCCGAAGGGGCCTGCCCTGGAACCGGCCGGTCCTCATGGCCGAGCAGAAGCAGCCCTGGCCCGGGCCGGCGAATCGCGTCTGGCGTTGCAGAGCAGGGCATGAATGCCGAGGCCTCGCATCGCGCGGCGGCCACGGAAGGACGTAGCCGTTTCCTACCGTTTCGCCTACGGTGCTGGCGTGCGAACTCGGGCACAGGAAATGGTACGGCCGTTGGCGGATGTCGTCGCGGCGGTCGCCGTCGTCGGGATGTTCTGGGTATTGCCAACGGTCAGCGCCGCTTCGTGGCCGCGGATGGTGGCGGGATCGGTGCTGGCGGCGGTGACCGCCGGAGCGATGATCTTCCGGCGGCGGCTGCCGTTCACAGCGACGATGACCGCCGGGGTCGCCACTTTTCTGGGCGGTGTCCTGGGGATCTGCCAGGATCCGATGCTGGCCGCGGCCTGGTGCCTGTATCCACTCGCGATCGAGCGTGCGCGGCGTACCCGTCTCGTGGTCGCGGTGCTGACCGGCGTGTTCGCTGCTCTGGCGCTGGTTACCGGCGTACCGGAGGGGGGTGTGCGCGGCCTTGGCGAGCTCAGGGATGACCGTCCTCACGGCGGTCCTCGTCGTGCTCCCGGGCTACCTCTTCCAGCGCGCGGCCGCCGTCGCTGACGGCGATCCGGGCATCGGCGGTGCGAGCGCGGCTCCCTGCTTCAATCTGCGTACAGAAAATCTCCTGAGGGGTGTCGTTCGGCGGAGTGAGATCTTCCACGGCCGCGCAACCCGCCGGCTGGCAGACGTCGAGGTGGGCGCACCCTTCGGTGGTGCCCTGACAGAAGTCGACCGGGCGCCGACCGTCGTGGTGAGCCGGCTCCGGGAGCTGAGGAGGCACCGAGGCCGCTGTCACCGGAAGCTCGAAGGAGGCGACCGAACGGCCCTTGCCGGGGCAGGTACGGCCTGAGATGCTGACGCGGTGGATCCTGTATCGCTGATCGTGGCAGCGCTGACGGCGGGCGCGGTAGCGGGCGCTCAAGGCACGATGACGAACGTGGTGACCGACGCGTACACAGGCCTGAAGGCGTTGGTGCTGCGTCGCTTCAACGGACAGGCGGCGGGTGAGACGGCCCTGGAGAGGCTCCAGGACAATCCGGAGGCCTGGCGTCCGGCGTTGACGGCGGAGCTGGAGCGCGTGGCGGCCGGTGGCGACGCCGACCTGGTGCAGGCGGCGCAGCGGCTGATGGAGATGCTGGATGCCGAAGGCACCGAGGCGGGCAAATACCAGGTGGACGCCCGAGGCGCCCAGGGTGTGCAGATCGGCGATCACGGCACCCAGCACAACGCCTTCAACGCCGCCCCGCCCTCCGCCTGATCCCGGTCGCCGGGCCATGCGCGTTCGAGGGACCGTACGTGTCGCCGTCTCGCTGGCCGCCGCCGGGGGATGCGTGTGCGCGATCCTCCGGGTCACGGGTCTTCTCTCCGGTCGGCCGATCGGCGCGGCCGACAACACCGACGGGATCAGGCTTTACCGCGGTGCGGGGCTCATCCCCGACACGGCCGACCGGCGCTCGGACTGGAAGAACGGGGTCGTCGTCCATTTCACCCGCGGTGCGCCCAGTTTCGACCCCATTCCATCGGCGGCACTGAAGATCCTCCGGGCCGCCGTGCGCGGCCACCCGGAACACTGGTCGCTGACCCGGCTCGGCGGGACCTACGCCCTGCTCACCGGCGCGGTGGCCGGGGCCGCCGCCTGGGCCCTGTCCGCTGACGGACCGGCCCGGCCCCTGGCCCTGCTCCCGATACTGCTGCCCCTGGCCGACCGTGACTTCGCACGGTTCTTCATCTCCACCTACTCCGAACCGGCTGGGCTGCTGGCCGTCGCCGCCCTGCTGTCCGGAACCGCGATCCTGGCCGCCAACCGGCCCGTTCAGCGCGTCGAGCGGGTGGTGGGGCTGGCTCTGACGGGCGGAGGCGGACTGCTGGCCGCCACCACCAAGAACGCTTACGGGCCGCTGCTGCCGCTCGCCGCGGTGGTTTGCGCGGAAAGTGGACGGATCGCCGGTTACGCGGTCGCCTCGGCGATCCTGGGAGCCGCCGTCAGACCGGTCGTGACGGCGCAGCGCTGGCAGTCCCGGGTGTACCACGGGGTCAACACGCACAACCTGATATTCACGATGCTGCTCCCCGAACTGGGCCCTGGTGCGACCGTCGCCGTCGGGCTGCCACCGGAAGCCGCCGCGTACTCCGGTCACGGCAGCTCCGACGCAGAG from Streptosporangium sp. NBC_01756 includes the following:
- a CDS encoding phosphotransferase, whose amino-acid sequence is MSSVTYVEPAESEPELALIGGDVTEGVVRVGDTVRRPVGFNAPLVHALLRHLEAVGFAGAPRFLGIDAAGREVLTFITGEVAGRPRPAWIADEARLASVGRLVRAYDDAVAGFVLPAGVRPASGLVEQPDMPPAPPYPAELVGHMDFTPDNIVFRDGKAAALIDFDLAKPASRVDEVYNAMLHWAPLGDPVDAAPLLQDVDVPRRCRILADAYEMSDTDRSRLVEVAVLRSRRAWFSMKQIAEEQGGGWARMWQEGVGDQIKRREAWLERNGAAIETALTTP